In Camelina sativa cultivar DH55 chromosome 17, Cs, whole genome shotgun sequence, the genomic stretch TTCTGAAACTGTGGAATTGTAAGTAGCAAAACCAAAAGACATCGAGTTACAAGAAAGTAAGGTCACAATCAAATAAGTTAGACGTTGGAACCCGTATAGTTATGTCTTTATTGGTTATGGTTGGTTTCTTAAGatagaagaaaaattaattCACAATACACTAACAGTATAAGTGATCCTTAATACGTAACACGATATAAATGGTTTATTCGAttaaattcatatcaaaaataattgAGGAAGTCGGTTACTGGTTAGCAGGTGAGGAGAATGTCAGATGATGATAGGCACTGCATTTATAAGGAAGGGCCATGCACCAcatcataataataatcatcatTAATATTGTGTTGATGATAGCCATATGATCATGTAAGACATATATGGTTTAGCCCAAAACTGGAAAAAGAGTTGACACGATATCTCGATATTATATTCTAAGTCACCCATAAATCTGCCCAATCATGCCCATTAATGCTTTTTTACATGCACCTCATCCAAATTAACATGAAATTGCAAActcaaaaatttaaagattttgcgttcttttatatttcttgcagAGTAAAAAGACAATCGATCACGTCGTTATCCATAATGATGTTTTTTCACCTTCTTTTTTATAGAGTTGGTCTCAGTTTGATACCAAAAGTAATAATTGCATAATGTTCAAAGGTATGTTCTGAATCAGTGTATTTCACATACCGTTCATTTTCTAAACCTGGTGGCAATTTCCGTAATTAGATCAGGAAACCAAGGGTAAACACCCTACAGGTCACCTATATATCACAAGGCTGAAGTCCCTTACCTCTCCACAACACACAACTTCAGCTTTTAGACaaagcaaaaactaaaaacaccaCAAGAGATACAAAGAAACAGGGATGGGTTTGGTTACAGAGGAGGTGAGAGCTAAGGCAGAGAAGTACAGTGGAGATGAGATATGcagagagaagacaaagactTTCCTCAAGGAGATATCTATGCCCAATGGTTTACTACCATTGAAGGATATAGAAGAGGTTGGGTACGACAGAGAGTCGGGTGTTGTGTGGCTAAAGCAGAAACAGAGCATCACTCACAAGTTCGCAGAGATCGATAAGCTTGTCTCCTACGGAACTGAGGTCACTGCCGTGGTTGAGACCGGGAAGATCAAGAAGCTCACTGGAGTCAAGGCCAAGGAGCTTCTTATTTGGGTCACTATCAACGAGATCTATACTGAGGACCCGCCTACCAAAGGGAAGATCACGTTCAAGACNNNNNNNNNNNNNNNNNNNNNNNNNNNNNNNNNNNNNNNNNNNNNNNNNNNNNNNNNNNNNNNNNNNNNNNNNNNNNNNNNNNNNNNNNNNNNNNNNNNNNNNNNNNNNNNNNNNNNNNNNNNNNNNNNNNNNNNNNNNNNNNNNNNNNNNNNNNNNNNNNNNNNNNNNNNNNNNNNNNNNNNNNNNNNNNNNNNNNNNNNNNNNNNNNNNNNNNNNNNNNNNNNNNNNNNNNNNNNNNNNNNNNNNNNNNNNNNNNNNNNNNNNNNNNNNNNNNNNNNNNNNNNNNNNNNNNNNNNNNNNNNNNNNNNNNNNNNNNNNNNNNNNNNNNNNNNNNNNNNNNNNNNNNNNNNNNNNNNNNNNNNNNNNNNNNNNNNNNNNNNNNNNNNNNNNNNNNNNNNNNNNNNNNNNNNNNNNNNNNNNNNNNNNNNNNNNNNNNNNNNNNNNNNNNNNNNNNNNNNNNNNNNNNNNNNNNNNNNNNNNNNNNNNNNNNNNNNNNNNNNNNNNNNNNNNNNNNNNNNNNNNNNNNNNNNNNNNNNNNNNNNNNNNNNNNNNNNNNNNNNNNNNNNNNNNNNNNNNNNNNNNNNNNNGATGGGTTTGGTTACAGAGGAGGTGAGAGCTAAGGCAGAGAAGTACAGTGGAGATGAGATATGcagagagaagacaaagactTTCCTCAAGGAGATATCTATGCCCAATGGTTTACTACCATTGAAGGATATAGAAGAGGTTGGGTACGACAGAGAGTCGGGTGTTGTGTGGCTTAAGCAGAAACAGAGCATCACTCACAAGTTCGCAGAGATCGATAAGCTTGTCTCCTACGGAACTGAGGTCACTGCCGTGGTTGAGACCGGGAAGATCAAGAAGCTCACTGGAGTCAAGGCCAAGGAGCTTCTTATTTGGGTCACTATCAACGAGATCTATACTGAGGACCCGCCTACCAAAGGGAAGATCACGTTCAAGACACCAACCACACTGTCCAGGACTTTCCCAGTCTCAGCTTTTACTGTCCCAGAAGAGGAACCAGCCAAAGAGGAACCTGCCAAGGAGAAGAGCAGCGAAGCCACAGAGGTCAAGGAAGCTGTTCCAATCAAGGAGGCTGTTGCAGTCAAAGAGGCCTAATCAAGCCTCTGCTTCAGAAGTTAAAAGAAACCAGAATCTTCAGTGTACTTCAAGAATTTGAACAAACTATGGAGAGTTAGTGTTTTTCACTGCTCTTACTCTCATGTATTACCATTACCAACCACTTGTTTTACCTGTAATAAGATGTCAATATCATCCTGTTCCACATAAATTATCCGTAATTATCTATATACTTTGAAGCTGGTTTTGTATGTCACTACAAGAACATGGAAAAACCTCTTAGGAAGCAAAAGTGAGATTTTACACTCCTTATATTTTTTTCGATTGTAGGAGTGTCTTACATACACAGAGCCTAAGATTACATTTGAATGGACACTTAACCTTTGTGTGGACATACACGTAATATGCATCGACTCTAAAAGCAGAATGCGTAAAGATTTTGAGTATTGAATCCCGATCATATGATGCGAAACATCATTGGGAATATATAATAATGACCTACCCCTTTGAAAATATATCAGCTAATTTGACAATCGGAGAATCAACAAGGCAAGAAAATAACCTTACAGCAACAACTTGCCTATCAAATAATCAATGGAAATCAGGAGCATTATGAGTAGCAGTATCTCTCATATgggaaatcaataaaaatatcaacTGGACTGGTTTTTGCCTTTTAGTCAAGCATCATAACTGCAATTATCTACAATAGCAATGAACGACGGGGTTAAGACTAAGGATCCAAATAcctccaaaaaacaaaacttgagatCCCAAAATCCCAAAATCCTGATGTGTTATCCATGCCAATTACACCTTTATCCAGCCCGATTACGCCTTCTGAgactgaaaataaaaatcattagtAAAAGCTTGATATTGCAGGTCAACAAGCAAGATCGATacaaaaatgttttagatattGGAGCAAATAACGAAGTTATATGTGATATAATATGAGTTGATCGTTTTAAAAGCATACCTTAAAATTTGTTATCCACTTGCCATTTATCCATTCCTGATGTAGCCTTAGTTGAGAATGATGAAATTTTAGCATCTCTTGAGTGTTCTCGAAGTAAACCAGGTACGATGACTTTGCAAGAACCTTCCTAATCACCCCGACCCACCAACCATCATTATACAAAGCATCAACTTTGTCATTCTTCTCGAATGGACAAACCATGACCTGCTCTACTGGTTGAGGCCTTATCTCTGAAACATTAACCTCTTCTCTCAAAGGCTCCTTCCCGTCTTCAGCTTTCAGGTTATCATATTCTACAACGCATTTGTCATTTCCTCTGTATTCAACAAGTTTTGCAGGAAACCAAGAACCTTCAAATCCTTGTTCCTCACTGCTAACTTCTACTGGAGTTCCAATGCTGAACTCTTGCTTCTCGATTGCTTTCTTAGGTCTCACGTTCCGACTACATGAAACGACCTTTTCCCTCTTTATCTGCCCTCCTTTTAGTGGTGGTAGCTGCCAGGTACCGTTAACCCAGTCTTTATGCAGACGAAGACCCTGCCTTCCAAACCGCATTTTTTCTCCTGATTGCCTAAAATGTATACCAACAGTTCCACCCTTCATACCCTCTATGACAAAACCTATCCACCAGCCGTCATTGTAAAATGCATTAATCTTGTCCCCAACAGTAAAATCTTTATCCTCATCTCTTGGTGGCGGCGGCCTTATGTGCAGAAAATCGATTACTTCTTTCAAAGGCTCTAcgccatcttcttctctcaaatctcGGTACTCAACAAGGAATTTGTCATCTCCAATGGGTTCAACGACTTTAGCTGCAAACCAACACCCCTTGAAACCTTCCTCATCGCTGCTAACCTCGACAATCGTGCCACTAGAAAACATTTCTTTAGCAGTTGCTCTGGTAGTTTCCAAATCCACTCGGGCTAAAATATCCTGCATTATCGTCACTCTCATCATTAATGTGCAGTCTAATATTCCCGTATAAGTAAAATACACGAAATTAAGCAAAACTCTCCAATAGACTACTTCGACAGAACCGTTTTCAAGAACCAACCAACAGTAGAAGCAAGTATCATTGAGAATGAGTTAGTTacctcctcttcatcttctgtATTGTCTACTTTGTCTTCCTCtgattcctcttcctctgtatCCTCTAATGGAGGCTTCCAAGCTCCACCAACCCATTCCCTGTGAAACCTAAGTTTATCTTTCTTAAACTGAATCTGTTCTTTTGAACACCTAAAGAAAACACTGAATCTCCCATCACCAAGAACCTCCGTCACATCCCCTTCCCACCAACCGTCATTGTAAAAGGCGTCGACTTCATCCCCAATCGCGAtttccctcttcttctctctctcagacATCGGCGGCGCCGGAGGACGAAGCTGGCTCAAGTCGACGACTTCCTTCAGAGGCTTCGTACCCTCTTTGTCGAAGAAGAGCCTCGTGTACTCCACTTGGCATTTTTCCTTATCTGAGGATGGGGTGGTGATCACTTTTCCCAGGTACCACGAGCCGCGAAACCCAATTTCGTCGGAGCTGATTTCCACGGCGGCGCCGGGTTTTATGTAATAAGGCAGACGCTTTCGATTGGCTCTCGTGGGTATGGTTTTTTGGGGggctttctttctttgcttcgCCGGAGACGAAAACCCAAGAGATCGGCGTGGCCGCAGAGACATGGCCAAAGCTGGAATCGAAAATATACTGGCGGGAAGCGGAAGGAATGGTAAAGTGAGGATCTCAATGGAATCAATCAATCaccttttttagggttttgcggtttgatttcttttcaaACAGAAAACacaatgtaaaattttaattaactatgCTTGGTGGGTTATGGGTTAGAGATAGGCCACAAAAGTACGTGGGCTTTTTAATGGGCTTTCATCATGTGGGCTTTATGGTGTATGTGCTCTTGAGCCTCTTAATAAAAACTCCAAAAGCGTaaaaattgtagaaaatatttttaaaaattaatcgATGATTTTTTCGACCATTTgcattattaatctcaaaagAATATCTTTTAGTTACAactcttattagttattacatcaatgattttaaaaaaaaaattcaagagaatatttcttaattagttgataAATGGTATCACActtatcaaaaattattaacCAAAGCagtatgtaaacaatgttcttTCACATTGGCTTATTTAAGCTGATCAATTAAAgttgttggcaaaaaaaaacattgactatgtgttttaattaagaaatgtttttgaaattaattatgcaATAGGTTGATAAATCATTGATTTCCTTTGttaagaaaagttttttttattgtaattattttgtttaaaaatatcaatgatgtaataatttataagatatgtaaatataaatattcattGAACTTAGTTATGCAAATAGATAGAGAAAATTATCGATttcatgatttaaaatatattttaaaaattttgttacccaaataaaattatttggttaagaagataatattaattttgttaagggTAATTTCCATGATTATAATATGCCTTGTTAGCGTCTTAATCATGCACCATGCGTCCACGTCATACCATATCTAAGCTTGTTGAATGTCACCATATCTGAGCTTGTAGAAGATTCTTAGATTGCTTTGTTACAAATGTTGATTCTCTTATTGCAGAGAAAAGAACTTGGAAGCTGAGACTCATGGTGGATAAGACGAGTGGCAAGGCTGTGTTTGATGAAGCAGGGAAGGACTTTGTTGATGTTCTCTTTGGTCTGATGTCCCTCCCTATGGGTACAATTGTTCGGTTGCAGGGGAAAGTTGGGAAGGAACTCACTCCAATTGGTTGCATGACCAATTTGTATCAAAGTGTGTTTGCTTTGGGTGAAGCTTCTTTCTCCTCCAATGTCAGTAGGGAACTACTTCTGTACCCAAGGTATTTGAGAGGAAGACAGTGTAGGAGCCTTGACATAAATGATAGTGAAGAAGTGAAGCTGTTTGTGTGCCCTGATTCTGGAGCTGTCCATTCATGTGCTATCTCCTACAGTTGCTTCCCTTCAATTAAGTGTACTTGTGGGAAGTTGATGTCTCACCCGATTCCAATTCGTCCTTCCAAAGATGGTAGTGAGATATTCAAATTGTGATACTGGAAAAACTGATTAATCAAATCGTGATATTGGAAATGATCAAGACGTAGCTTTACATAGAAATATACTAAAACCAAAATCGGTAAGTGAAAATTGCGtttgtcaaaatattttttaaaaattgtatatttttcccccaaaacctaaaatttgtttttttgttaccaaaaatattttctttcgaAACAGTGTTTTCCAAAATAACAAAGAACTTTTCTTCCACCTTTTTCAAAGTCGTCAAATTTCACCTTTTCCAAATTCGGTCAAATTTCAGTACCATAGTACTAAACGACCAAATAAGTTATTTGAAATAACAAACAATATGGTTTGTAATACGTTTAGGGAGAAGATAAGTAAATCAAATCATCACGAAGCTTATTTAGTGTGGATGGATAAACTCaattcaccaaaaacaaaaagatgtgaagcCTTGCAACATATAAGGAAGATGCATATGTTGACTGTTTTAGGTATNNNNNNNNNNNNNNNNNNNNNNNNNNNNNNNNNNNNNNNNNNNNNNNNNNNNNNNNNNNNNNNNNNNNNNNNNNNNNNNNNNNNNNNNNNNNNNNNNNNNNNNNNNNNNNNNNNNNNNNNNNNNNNNNNNNNNNNNNNNNNNNNNNNNNNNNNNNNNNNNNNNNNNNNNNNNNNNNNNNNNNNNNNNNNNNNNNNNNNNNNNNNNNNNNNNNNNNNNNNNNNNNNNNNNNNNNNNNNNNNNNNNNNNNNNNNNNNNNNNNNNNNNNNNNNNNNNNNNNNNNNNNNNNNNNNNNNNNNNNNNNNNNNNNNNNNNNNNNNNNNNNNNNNNNNNNNNNNNNNNNNNNNNNNNNNNNNNNNNNNNNNNNNNNNNNNNNNNNNNNNNNNNNNNNNNNNNNNNNNNNNNNNNNNNNNNNNNNNNNNNNNNNNNNNNNNNNNNNNNNNNNNNNNNNNNNNNNNNNNNNNNNNNNNNNNNNNNNNNNNNNNNNNNNNNNNNNNNNNNNNNNNNNNNNNNNNNNNNNNNNNNNNNNNNNNNNNNNNNNNNNNNNNNNNNNNNNNNNNNNNNNNNNNNNNNNNNNNNNNNNNNNNNNNNNNNNNNNNNNNNNNNNNNNNNNNNNNNNNNNNNNNNNNNNNNNNNNNNNNNNNNNNNNNNNNNNNNNNNNNNNNNNNNNNNNNNNNNNNNNNNNNNNNNNNNNNNNNNNNNNNNNNNNNNNNNNNNNNNNNNNNNNNNNNNNNNNNNNNNNNNNNNNNNNNNNNNNNNNNNNNNNNNNNNNNNNNNNNNNNNNNNNNNNNNNNNNNNNNNNNNNNNNNNNNNNNNNNNNNNNNNNNNNNNNNNNNNNNNNNNNNNNNNNNNNNNNNNNNNNNNNNNNNNNNNNNNNNNNNNNNNNNNNNNNNNNNNNNNNNNNNNNNNNNNNNNNNNNNNNNNNNNNNNNNNNNNNNNNNNNNNNNNNNNNNNNNNNNNNNNNNNNNNNNNNNNNNNNNNNNNNNNNNNNNNNNNNNNNNNNNNNNNNNNNNNNNNNNNNNNNNNNNNNNNNNNNNNNNNNNNNNNNNNNNNNNNNNNNNNNNNNNNNNNNNNNNNNNNNNNNNNNNNNNNNNNNNNNNNNNNNNNNNNNN encodes the following:
- the LOC104759127 gene encoding uncharacterized protein LOC104759127 isoform X1 yields the protein MGLVTEEVRAKAEKYSGDEICREKTKTFLKEISMPNGLLPLKDIEEVGYDRESGVVWLKQKQSITHKFAEIDKLVSYGTEVTAVVETGKIKKLTGVKAKELLIWVTINEIYTEDPPTKGKITFKTPTTLSRTFPVSAFTVPEEEPAKEEPAKEKSSEATEVKEAVPIKEAVAVKEA
- the LOC104759127 gene encoding uncharacterized protein LOC104759127 isoform X2, which encodes MGLVTEEVRAKAEKYSGDEICREKTKTFLKEISMPNGLLPLKDIEEVGYDRESGVVWLKQKQSITHKFAEIDKLVSYGTEVTAVVETGKIKKLTGVKAKELLIWVTINEIYTEDPPTKGKITFKTPTTLSRTFPVSAFTVPEEEPAKEEPAKEKSSEATEVKEAVPIKEAVAVKEA
- the LOC104759127 gene encoding uncharacterized protein LOC104759127 isoform X3, with translation MGLVTEEVRAKAEKYSGDEICREKTKTFLKEISMPNGLLPLKDIEEVGYDRESGVVWLKQKQSITHKFAEIDKLVSYGTEVTAVVETGKIKKLTGVKAKELLIWVTINEIYTEDPPTKGKITFKTPTTLSRTFPVSAFTVPEEEPAKEEPAKEKSSEATEVKEAVPIKEAVAVKEA
- the LOC104755124 gene encoding DUF724 domain-containing protein 3-like isoform X1 — translated: MSLRPRRSLGFSSPAKQRKKAPQKTIPTRANRKRLPYYIKPGAAVEISSDEIGFRGSWYLGKVITTPSSDKEKCQVEYTRLFFDKEGTKPLKEVVDLSQLRPPAPPMSEREKKREIAIGDEVDAFYNDGWWEGDVTEVLGDGRFSVFFRCSKEQIQFKKDKLRFHREWVGGAWKPPLEDTEEEESEEDKVDNTEDEEEDILARVDLETTRATAKEMFSSGTIVEVSSDEEGFKGCWFAAKVVEPIGDDKFLVEYRDLREEDGVEPLKEVIDFLHIRPPPPRDEDKDFTVGDKINAFYNDGWWIGFVIEGMKGGTVGIHFRQSGEKMRFGRQGLRLHKDWVNGTWQLPPLKGGQIKREKVVSCSRNVRPKKAIEKQEFSIGTPVEVSSEEQGFEGSWFPAKLVEYRGNDKCVVEYDNLKAEDGKEPLREEVNVSEIRPQPVEQVMVCPFEKNDKVDALYNDGWWVGVIRKVLAKSSYLVYFENTQEMLKFHHSQLRLHQEWINGKWITNFKSQKA
- the LOC104755124 gene encoding DUF724 domain-containing protein 3-like isoform X2, yielding MSLRPRRSLGFSSPAKQRKKAPQKTIPTRANRKRLPYYIKPGAAVEISSDEIGFRGSWYLGKVITTPSSDKEKCQVEYTRLFFDKEGTKPLKEVVDLSQLRPPAPPMSEREKKREIAIGDEVDAFYNDGWWEGDVTEVLGDGRFSVFFRCSKEQIQFKKDKLRFHREWVGGAWKPPLEDTEEEESEEDKVDNTEDEEEDILARVDLETTRATAKEMFSSGTIVEVSSDEEGFKGCWFAAKVVEPIGDDKFLVEYRDLREEDGVEPLKEVIDFLHIRPPPPRDEDKDFTVGDKINAFYNDGWWIGFVIEGMKGGTVGIHFRQSGEKMRFGRQGLRLHKDWVNGTWQLPPLKGGQIKREKVVSCSRNVRPKKAIEKQEFSIGTPVEVSSEEQGFEGSWFPAKLVEYRGNDKCVVEYDNLKAEDGKEPLREEVNVSEIRPQPVEQVMVCPFEKNDKVDALYNDGWWVGVIRKVLAKSSYLVYFENTQEMLKFHHSQLRLHQEWINGKWITNFKKA